TTTTCTATGTTTTCAGAGAATTCAAAGGGTACATTAGTCAATTTAACTCTATTTCTTGGCTCAAGCTTCAATGCAGATTTGTAAACCACGGTGTGGAACAGATTTGATTTAAGGGTATTACACAGCCCAACGGTGCGGGCCTTCCAATTCTGATCAGGCTCTCCAGATATATTCAATGAAACATGAACATCATTTAACAGTTAGAAATCACCCTATTTCTCATCATTTCTAGGAACTTGAACACGCCCCTAGTATTATTAAGTACTAACAGTTAGAATAAGACCAGCATTATGCTCCAATGGCCTTAAAGCAGTTAATAAGCAGTTAATaagtcattttttaataagaccagcattgtgtaatttttgtttaataaatgatagtactgtgtatatatattaataagtaaatttcattatattatttaattttgtatacatTATTGATAAAGTCTTGTGAAATCAAagattttaatactcctatattttagaagtaataattaattttatgttccAGAACATGTGGGAAGGCTGTGATGACTATGTGGCATTACATTTCCTTATTAGTGAGTAGGCTGTGATATAGTAACACCAaggttaaatatatattatatttaaaattagttataaaattcaaaatacactctagtaaataattaaatttgaattatattgacaaattattattattactattatattaaactataattaaacAGTAAATTAATATGTAGTATAAcatttgaattgtttttattcaCAAGTTACTTTAATAATAGGATAagttatagtataaattaaattagtttaaattaaataagtggAGCTAAACATAAGTAAtcactaataatatatttgaaatatcaagagcatattttattatgacttcaaaattaattatacaatatatagtattaaataatctGAATAACTTTTATTGCCTCGTtttgcaaattaaaatatgtacgTGCTTGCTTACAAATAAGTGCATGTTAattactaaataattttataataattaaagattagtatagttaaaattgatcaaaattattaaattacgTAACTAAAGCGTATGgttcaatgttttttttaatataggCATTGGAAAATAACTAggaaaaagtatttttttttcattagagttggatttattgattttaaagtGCCTTAGAATTGGATTTATTGATTTTCCAATCTCAAGAATGAAGAATGGAATTTGAAGTCCAAATTGCCGTATTATTGGTTGGATACAAATATACGAGTACTACTTATATAAGATACATATACAATATATTCTActacacaaataaatatattctactAGTACAAAGTACTACTCCACTTATTTGAGGATATATTAgtctttaaaaaattgttactcTCTAGAGGCATAGATTTCAACAATTGAGCATAAACTAcacagaattttaataatattttaaaattatgactGACCATAATGTGGCCATTTAGCATCACTCTTTACTTTATCTACTTAACCTTTCATACAtgaatttcttaaatctcacACGCTATAGAAATGCTTCAACTACAACTAGCTGTTTACCTAAGTATGAATGGAGTAGTATAagtatcaattttaaagtgaataattaaaatccaaaaaatgaattattttacatGAGTAGgtgaatataataaattagaaaaaagaaatgcatgagttaataaataaaatactgcAAGTGTGtaactaaaaagagaaaaataaccACCTGAGGCTCAGCAGTGTATTATTACCAGCATTTACTTTCCACTGAGTTTCCATTTCTGCAACTTCTCTCTCATTGTTCCTCACGCTCAAATCTAGCCGTAGATTCTTGCCGTCACCGGCGATGAAGAAGCTCCCCTCCAGAAAATCCCCTagattctcttcttcttcaacccGTACCCGCAACAAAGCGGAGCCCCGACCCGACGATGCGTGGGCCCTCTCATTGCCCCAACAAGGCAGATTCGCATCCGAAACTCCCTCTCCCCAATCAAGAACATCGCCGACATTTCCCCCCTCTTCATCGGCTCCGGCGTTGACCTTGACTGCCGCCGAGAATGTGGTTTTGAGCGAGAGGTGCTTGAGATCGAGAACTGTCTTGATGAAGAGAGTTGTGAGTGagaggagagggagagggaagGCTGCTGCCGAAATTGAGATGCTGGCAGTTTCAAGAAATGCGGAACAGAGTGTTGAGTTGTTGAGTAAGGAGAAATGCAGCTCAGAGGGGGTGATCGCTGAGAGTATTCAATTGAAACAGAATGTGGCTGAGGATGCTGTTGGAAAAGCTGAtcaaaaggagaagaagaggaaggagAAGGGTGTTTTATGCTGTTTTGTAGGGGAGCCGATTCCGGAGGAAGAGGCTAGGAGAAGGTGGCAATGGAGATATGATTTAAAGGTGAGCTCTTGCTGATCGAATCAATAGCTCATGCAATTCTTGATTTGCTGCTCATCATGGTTAATCTCAGAGAGGCGTACAATGGTCTTGCTACTGAATTTGTGTCCTCAAATTAGATGATTTGGCATGTTTGATTGATACCCTCCTTTAACTGATAGCTGTCTGTTTACTCGTTTTTATCTGCAGTCATAGCCAATTCCATACCCATAGCCTTTGTTGATTTATACTACTTTCCTTGATTGTTCACCACTCCCTAGTAGACTATATGGCTGAGTGCTCGTTGTCGAAAAGAAAGCATATTTCATAGTTTACACTGTCTTGAAAGAGTTGCTACTTTCTGTGTCTAGTATTGCATTTATCTGGCATTCTGGCTTATCAGAATTGTCTACACAGTGACACGAACATTTCTAACTAGACTGATTTTGGACTACACAGAGCAGAGGAAAGGGCAAAAACTGGAAAATAAAGTGAGTGAGCCTATCAACATTTGTTATCTACATCTTACTCTCTAACATTTTCTAGTGTGTCTGAATCTTAAATTCTTCGTATTCACTTTCAGCgctgatgatgatgatgatgaaattGTACTGAATGTGGAAAGCCATTACGCTCAAGCCAAAGTAGGGAACTTTGTCTTGAACATTGGAGATTGTGTTTTTGTTAAggtaaatttcatttcatttacaaTGTCTTGTTTGGGTGTGTTTTTATGTTCGAAAGTCATGCTATGCTCGTTGAAAATCATCATATTTGGTTCAATTCTTACTTATTGGAACTCTAAACAGTATGTGATAGCAATCACTCATCTGGTTATGGTTTAATATTGCAAGATTGATGTCCTAAGCAATTCATTCAGGGCGAAGGAAGCAAGAAACACATAGGGAGGATCTTGGAATTCTTCAAAACGACGGCAGGAGAAGACTACTTCAGGGTTCAGTGGTTCTTCAGGGCTGAGGATACGGTTGTTATAACTCGTTTCCTGATCTTCATCTTAAGTTTTTGTTTCATTCATATTTGAAACTAATTTTTGTATGCCTGTGAACTCTTCAGGTTTTGAAAAGTGCTGCTTCATCGCATGACAAAAGGCGCATATTCTACTCCACCTTAATGAACGACAACGTATTAGATTGCATCATCTCAAAAgttaatatagtaaaagtacCTTCTATGGTATGTAACCCTTTAGAGTGCTTTCCTGTATGTTATTTCGTACAATTTATCGCTACTTTTTTAACTATCGTGTGGTCTTTCTTCTCATCAAACTGCAGCAGCGCTTAAAAAGAAACCCTGTGCCGTCAGCTGCATTTTATTATGACATGGAGTACTCTGTGAATTATTCAACATTTCGTACATTAGTTACAGGTTCGTATCACAATAAACAACATATCCTTTCCAAAGTGGACTCGTTACTCATTActgtcacatttttatttcagaAACTTCCACGTGGACTGAGCCATTCTTGTCAAACTCAAAGTCTCCCGAAGAAGAACCAGTTACGTTGGCACCCTTGGCGCTTTTGCCCGAGTACGAGTCTCCTGAGCAAGAATTAGCGCTACTGGACTTGTACGCTGGATGCGGTGGAATGTCCACTGGATTATGTTTTGGTGCAAAACTTTCGAGTGTAAATCTCAAGACGGTAATCATGATCGATTGTAAATCCATGATTTAAGTCCTTGTTGTCTTATCATCAGTCTAACTCGTTTCATCGTTTTTCTCAGAGATGGGCTGTTGATTATAACAGTGCTGCATGTGAGAGTTTGAAACTGAACCATCCAGAAACAAATGTAACCAACTCGAAAGACACATTTCGATGAAGTTAGTCTGTTTGGTTACGTGACGATATCTGAATTGTTCTGCAGGTCAGAAATGAAGCTGCTGAGGACTTCCTAGAACTACTAAAGCAATGGGAGACTTTATGCAAGACGTACGTCTGTGATATAGAAAGAACCCTGAAATGCGAGACAGAGGAACTTCCAGAAGCCGAAGAGGCCTGTTTGTCTTCATCGGATACAGAGGGATATAGTGATGAGTACGAGGTCTCTCATCTGGTTGACATTTGCTACGGTGATCCTAATGAAAGTGGGAAATGCGGGCTACACTTCAAGGTACATGGAATTACCTCAGGAATCTCTTGCTAGTTTTTGATTCGCCTAAAATCTCACTTTCGCAAACGAATTTGTTAAGGTACGTTGGAAGGGGTACGGCCCTGATGACGATACATGGGAAGCAGCCGAAGGATTGAGGTGTGGAACTAAAACTATGAACTACATTAGCAATCCTTATGCTGATTCACATCTAGTTATTTTATCTTGTCCATTTCAGCAATTGCCAAGAGCGAATAGAAGAGTTTGTTCGAAGAGGATTCAAGTCTAAAATCCTACCACTTCCTGTGAGTTCTGTTAAAAATCTCGTAAATCATGTCCCATAGCAACTATGTAATAATCGTGTCTCGTCTATAAGTATGAATAACCCTACCCCTTTACAAGGCTTTTTAAGGGTGTGAGTGGTCCATTTCTGTTAAGTTCAATAAGTCTTAAACACCAACTTAGTAAGTAATGCTGGTTGTATTCTGCAGGGCGATGTCGGTGTGATCTGTGGAGGGCCGCCGTGCCAGGGTGTAAGCGGCTACAATCGCCACCGAAACTACAAATCTCCGTTGGAAGACGAGAGAAACCGCCAGATTGTGGTGTTCATGGACATAGTGGAGTTCTTGAAACCCAAGTATTGCCTGATGGAAAACGTCGTCGACATCATAAGGTTCGACAAAGGCTCTCTCGGTCGATACGCTCTAAGCCGTCTCGTGCTCATGAAATACCAAGCTAGGCTCGGCACCATCGCCTCAGGGTGCTACGGCCTCCCGCAGTTCCGTCTGCGCGTCTTCATCTGGGGGGCCCACCCGAGCCAGATGCTGCCGCAGTTCCCGCTCCCCACGCACGACGTCGTGGCCAGGTACTGGGCCCCCATCGAGTTTGAGAGGAACATCGTGGCGTACGACGAGGGCCAGCCGCACGCGTTGCGGCCCGCCATCGTCCTCGGGGACGCCATCTCCGACCTCCCGCCCGTCACGAACGACGAATCCCGGGAGGAGATGGAGTACGAGAAACCCCCGGAGACGGAGTTCCAGAAACGCATCCGGATGAGCAAAGACGAGACCACGACCGGGAAGATATCGGCCGGATCGCATGGCGTCCTCTACGACCACCGGCCGATGAAGCTGGCGTGCTCCGACTACATGCGCGTGTGCCAAGTCCCGCACCGGAAGGGAGCCAACTTCAGGGACCTGGCCGGAGTGGTAGTCGGAGAGGACAGGGTGGTGCGTCGTGATCCGACACGAGAGCCGGTGGTTCTGCCAACGGGAAGGCTGCTCGTCCCGGACTGCGTGTTGACGTACGAGCAAGGGAAGTCGAAGAAGCCGTATGGGAGATTATGGTGGGACGAGACAGTGTCGACGGTGGTGACGATTCCTCATATCCGGGTGCAGTCGATACTGCATCCGGATCAAGATAGACGGCTAACGATACGTGAATGCGCGAGGCTGCAAGGGTTCCCAGACTACTATAGATTTTGTGGCACCGTTAAAGAGCGGTATTGCCAGATAGGGAATGCCGTCTCCATGCCGGTGTCGAGGGCGTTAGGGTACGCGCTAGGGGTAGCGTACCGGAAGGTTGCCGGAGACGAGCCGCTGATGACGCTGCCGCCGGATTTCTCCTCAATGTAGCCTTCTTCTACTGAGCTTGCTAGGTTGTGGGATTGATAAATGTACCATTTTTCCCCATGTCACATTTTTATCACTGATTGTAAACATTCTACATGTTGGGTGTGACATTGTATTAATAGGCTCGTACTCATGATTTATATCACtaatttaaattctaaatattatcCGAGTCcaataattttcattaaattctaattttaaatttcaatattaaaatctgcctgaaaaataaaaaagttataaattttaattccgtaaattttaattttaattgtgaatttattaattttattgcgggaaaTCCTAGTGCAaaatgggaagggctagtgatgtggcagtggaatgggaagggctagtgctgacgtggcatgggaagggcgagtgggaggggcgccaccggagacacCCTAAGTAATAGTAAAACAATATCATgttatactaaattaattaatatctttttctatAATTCCTTGcatatcttttctcatctctAGTTTATCAGTTTCCATCTTAATATAAACTTTATTCCAAcgaattgaaattatttaatttagtatagtGCGATATTATGTTGTTGCTTAACATGTagtaatatcattttatttgacaTTAAGATATGACAATactaaaatactccctccattccacgTTTgaagtcacatttagttatgacacaGGTTTTAAAGAATTGgtgaagtgtgtaattaattaagtaagattgtggagtgtgtaataaatgaagtgagatgatgaagtgtgtaataaataaagtgagttggttgaaggtgggtccttttttactttttggttttttctttttgttttggtttattttaatgtagataatgacattttgatgtaattttgatcaacaatggggtaaaattgtatgaccaaatatggaaaaattctaaatgtgactctaaaactgggacgaacttttatggcaaaatgtaaCTAcaaaactgggacggaggagtattacaataattaattgtaaaattaaagcaaataattaatttaactctaaaatcaaaataaattaataagttcATTAACTTACAGAACGATTTTAAaagcaaaaccaaaattttgcAAAACTAATTATTaccaaacaaaagaaaaaagtaattataaaattaataattacaaaacaaaag
The genomic region above belongs to Salvia hispanica cultivar TCC Black 2014 chromosome 3, UniMelb_Shisp_WGS_1.0, whole genome shotgun sequence and contains:
- the LOC125216930 gene encoding DNA (cytosine-5)-methyltransferase CMT2-like; translation: MKKLPSRKSPRFSSSSTRTRNKAEPRPDDAWALSLPQQGRFASETPSPQSRTSPTFPPSSSAPALTLTAAENVVLSERCLRSRTVLMKRVVSERRGRGKAAAEIEMLAVSRNAEQSVELLSKEKCSSEGVIAESIQLKQNVAEDAVGKADQKEKKRKEKGVLCCFVGEPIPEEEARRRWQWRYDLKSRGKGKNWKINADDDDDEIVLNVESHYAQAKVGNFVLNIGDCVFVKGEGSKKHIGRILEFFKTTAGEDYFRVQWFFRAEDTVLKSAASSHDKRRIFYSTLMNDNVLDCIISKVNIVKVPSMQRLKRNPVPSAAFYYDMEYSVNYSTFRTLVTETSTWTEPFLSNSKSPEEEPVTLAPLALLPEYESPEQELALLDLYAGCGGMSTGLCFGAKLSSVNLKTRWAVDYNSAACESLKLNHPETNVRNEAAEDFLELLKQWETLCKTYVCDIERTLKCETEELPEAEEACLSSSDTEGYSDEYEVSHLVDICYGDPNESGKCGLHFKVRWKGYGPDDDTWEAAEGLSNCQERIEEFVRRGFKSKILPLPGDVGVICGGPPCQGVSGYNRHRNYKSPLEDERNRQIVVFMDIVEFLKPKYCLMENVVDIIRFDKGSLGRYALSRLVLMKYQARLGTIASGCYGLPQFRLRVFIWGAHPSQMLPQFPLPTHDVVARYWAPIEFERNIVAYDEGQPHALRPAIVLGDAISDLPPVTNDESREEMEYEKPPETEFQKRIRMSKDETTTGKISAGSHGVLYDHRPMKLACSDYMRVCQVPHRKGANFRDLAGVVVGEDRVVRRDPTREPVVLPTGRLLVPDCVLTYEQGKSKKPYGRLWWDETVSTVVTIPHIRVQSILHPDQDRRLTIRECARLQGFPDYYRFCGTVKERYCQIGNAVSMPVSRALGYALGVAYRKVAGDEPLMTLPPDFSSM